The genomic stretch AAGACTTAATGGACTTCACAACAACGATTGATATGCTAGACTACGAAAAAGTTCCTCCAATGCCAGAAGGAAAAGAAATTGTATCCAAAAAAGAATTGGATAAAGCCATTTCCGATGGACTGAAATTATATTTAAGTAGCGCTCAATAAAAAAAATCCTTTTACCGAAACGGTAAAAGGATTTTTTCATTTTATTTATCCACTGGAACAACAGCGCCGTCCCATTCTTTCGTAATGTAATCTTGAATTTCTTTTGAATGAAGTACTTTTACTAGCTCTTTAATGTTTTTATCATCTTTTTTCTTTTCTGTTGTTACAACGATATTCGCATAAGGAGAGTCTTTACTTTCGATTGCAATAGCGTCTTTAGAAGGGTTTAAGCCTTGATCTACAACAAAGTTAGAGTTAATCGCTACAACGTCGCCTTCTTCGTTATTGTAGGCAGTCATCAAGTAAGCTGGATCAAAATCGTATTTGAATTTCAAGTTTTTCGGATTGTCTTTAATATCATCAAAAGTTGCATCCTGTGGTTTCACGCCATCTTTCAGCGTTAATAGTCCGTTATCCACAAAAATACCAATAACACGCGGCCAATCAGATTTTGAGTTAGAAAGTAAAACTTGCGCGCCGTCTTTTAGATCTTTAATGTCTTTAACTTTTTTAGAGTAGATACCCATTGGTTCGATGTGAATCGCGCCAACATCAGCAAATTTGTAGCCTTTTTCTTTTTCTTCTAGTTCAAGATATGGTTTATGTTGGAAGTAGTTAGCATCTAAATCGCCTTCTTCTAGCGCTTTGTTAGGCATAACGTAATCTGTATATTTAACAATTTTCAAGTCAATCCCTTTATCTTTTAAAATTGGTTTTGCTTGTTCTAAGATTTGGGCATGTGGTGTATTGGACGCACCCACTACCAATTGGTTATCGTCTTTACTAGATGAAGCTTTATCTGAGGAGCCACCGCAAGCTGTAAGTACTAAAACTAAACTTAATGTGAAAATGAAACCAAGAACCTTTTTCATGAAATTCTCTCCTTTTTTGCGGGGATTCCGCGTTTTTTTATATAAATTTCTTCATATACATTGGTTAGCGTTTGTCGGTTCGTTTTGTTAAGAAGTCGCCGATAAACTGGAAAATAAAGACGATAATTAAGATAATAATTGTCGCAAGTACTGTTACATCAGGTTGTCCACGTTGGAACCCTTCAAGATAGGCAGTATTCCCAAGACCGCCTGCGCCAATGACACCAGCCATCGCGGTAAAACCAACGAGCGAAATTGCTGTCACTGTGATACCGGAAATAATCGCTGGTAAGGCTTCTGGGATGAGCACTTTACCAATAATGGTAAACATGTTCGCGCCCATAGATTTGGCTGCTTCGATAACTCCTTTGTCCACTTCACGAAAGGCAATTTCTACCATCCGACCATAAAACGGAGCAGCAGAGATAATCAAAGCTGGAAGTGCCGCTTTCGGCCCAATTACAGTTCCGACAAGCGATTTTGTCATCGGTAATAGTAATACAATTAAAATAATAAAAGGAATCGAGCGGAACACATTGACTAAAATGGCTGTAATCCAGTAAAGAATGCGCGCTCCGGCATGTTTTTTATTGTTAGTTAAAAATAGTAATAATCCTAACACAATCCCGAGTAAAAAAACCGCAAATAATGAAACAAGCGTCATGTATAATGTTTCTTGTGTTGCGACCCACATCATTTGAAAATCAACATTTGGAAATAATTCTTGTAATTTCGTCATCGTTCTAACACTTCCGTTTCTACTTTAAGTTGACGTAGCTGTGTTAGACTCGCATTTATCGCATCTTCTGTACCTAAAACTTGTACATAAAGCGTTCCGTATGCGCCATTTTGCGTTTGCGTTAAGTTCCCGTGGAGAACATTTAGCATAACATCATTTTCTTTTGCTACTTGAGAAATGACTGGTTGAGTTGCATTTTCGCTCATAAAGAGTAATTTAACAATTTTTCCTTCTGCATAATTATCGAGTAATAGATGGATTAATTCTTCTGTTTCGTCTGAATCGGTTACTTGGCGGACGAAGCGCTGTGTTACTTTTTCTTGTGGATGACGGAAAACATCTAAAACATCACCGAGTTCAACAACTTTTCCGTTTTCCATTACTGCGACGCGATTACATATTTTCCGGATAACGTGCATTTCATGGGTGATAACGATGATAGTTAAATGGAGGCGTTTGTTAATATCTAGGAGGAGTTCTAAAACTTCATCGGTAGTTTGTGGATCTAGTGCGGAAGTTGCTTCATCACAAAGCAATACTTTTGGGTTGTTCGCCAGCGCTCTTGCGATACCGACACGCTGCTTTTGACCGCCGCTTAGCTCAGATGGATAGGCATTTTCTTTTCCTTCCAAGCCAACAAGGCGGATGAGTTCATTTACTCGAAAACGTCTTTTTTCACCTCGTACACCTGCAATTTCTAGTGGAAACGCGATATTTTCTGCCACTGTACGTGACCATAATAAATTAAAATGTTGAAAAATCATTCCAATTTGCTGACGAGCTTTTCTAAGCTTACTACCGCGAATCTGGCTAATAAGTAAATTGTCTACTTCCACCGTCCCGGCACTCGGTAGTTCCAGTCCGTTAAACATCCGGATTAGCGTACTTTTACCAGCTCCAGAATATCCAACTACTCCAAAAATCTCGCCTTGTTCAATTTCTAAATCGACATGGTCGACTGCGAGAACTTTATTGTTTCTGGACGTGTATTCTTTTACAACGTTTTGTAACGTAATCATCTCTATCACCTTTTCTACATTCTGATATACAAAAAAACCTTTCTGCTGATGAGCAGAAAGGCAGCATTTTTTCAAATGGACTAACTTCCTTCTCATCTTTCAGAACAATTAGTTGTTCTGCATGACTTAGCACCTTAAACACATAATGAATTATTGTTTAGGTTGCTGGGTTTCACAGGGCATTTCCCTCCACCACTCTGGATAAGATTTCTACATATTATTAAATCACTTCATTTGTGACTATAGTGACGTTTCTTGTTTTTTCATATTACCTTGTCTAGTAGACTTTGTCAATAACTTTCTCACTTATGTTAATTTATTTGTAAGTTATTTCACTAATAATACTATTATCTGTCTGTTCATTCTGACTAGCCATTTGAGAGGCTATTTTAATTTGGGCCCTATTTTGATATTTGAGTTCGCTATTATTAATTTGAACTATGTACATAAATACCGCAATAACCGTAATACAAGCAACAACAATTAAAACAATATGTTTTTTCATTTTCCTCTCCTCCGTGATTTATATTCTACAGAAAGAACATAAATCACGCGGAAAGAAACTTTTAAGAATTGTTAAAGATTAAATTAGTGGCAGTTTAACGATAAAACTGGTTTGGCGTTTTTTGCTTTCGGCAGTAACAATTCCGCCATGTTTTTCAACAATAGATTTAGCAATCGCAAGGCCTAATCCGGTTCCAGTCGTCGTCCGATTTTTATCTACTTTGTAAAAGCGCTCGAACAAGTAAGGTAAATCGACATTAGGAATTTCTTCACCATAATTCGTTACGCGCACAACAGCCATATTATCTTCTTTCTTAGCACTAACATCAATTTGTTTGTTGCCTTCTCCGTATCTAAGGGCATTCGAAAATAAATTCTCAAATAAGCGCATGATTTGGTTGCCATCACCGCCAATAATTAGTTTGTTAGCATCAAAATGTTCGACAATCTGCATATTTCGTTCTGCAGCTCGCCCGTCGTACTCCGCCACTAATTGCCGTAGCAACTCAATAATGTCTAACTCATCTTTCTTTAGTTGGTAATCCACGCTATCGAGCCTTGTATAAGAAAACAAATCATCAATAAGTTTGTGCAAGTGACGCGCTTTCCCGTACACAAGCTCGGTGTAATAACGCAGCTCAATTTCATCGCGATAACGGTCTTCATGTATATAACTTAAATAGCCTAAAATGGATGTAAGTGGTGTTCGCAAATCATGCGAAACATTCGTAATCAAATCATTTCTGGCTTGCTGGGCCTGTTCTTCCTGCTGCATTAATTTTTTCTGCCGTTCCCGCATATTTTCGATGTTACGTTCCAGTTCTTGAATTTCCGGCACAAAACTTTCTGTGTCAACTGGCTTCCCGTCGTTAAGCGCAAAATTAATCGTACGCAGTTGTTTTTTCAAAATTCTTTGACGCATCAAACGATAGAAAAAAGCAAAGAATAGACAAGCTATTAAAAAGATAATCAGAAATTTTAGCGACATCATCCAAAAAGATTGCATGATTCGCGTATATTTATTCGTTCCAAATAATTGAACAATAGCTTGTGACACTTCCCGTAAAAACAAAGAATCATCCCGAATGGAAATGCTCCATAAATAAATAGTTTGGATGGTAATCAACGCCAAAATCCAAGAAACAGCTGCAAAAAAAGTCGCCTGCCAAACATTCATCACATGGCTAATTTTCGTAAACAACAGTTCCAGTTTAGATTTCAATTTTGTACCCTACTCCCCAAATAGTCTTAATCACATTTTCTCCACCCATAGCCTCGCGTAACTTATCACGCAAATTACTAATATGGACCATTACTGTCTTACTCGCTCCAAGGGCCTTTTCTTGCCAAATCTTCTCAAAAATATATTCTGAACTAAAAACGCGCCCTGGCTCACTCGCTAGTAAAAATAGAATATCAAACTCAGAAGTCGTCAAATGAAGTTCTTTGCCACTAACAGTTACAACGTGAAGGCCACGGTCAACTACTATCGGCCCAATGATGACTTTATCTTGACTAACAGGCTCTGCTTGACTCATTTGCTGCATTCTTCTTAGAATAGCTTTCACGCGTACAGAAAGCTCTAATGGATTGAATGGCTTGACCATATAATCGTCCGCACCTGTTAAAAGACCCATGATTTTGTCGTTGTCTTCAGCCTTGGCACTAAGCATTAGGATGGGAGTCAAAATCCCATTATCTCTCATTAATCGGCATACTTCTAAGCCGTTCATTTCAGGCATCATAATATCTAATATCACTAAAGTTGGCTGTTTTTCTTGAACTAAACGCCATACTTCCGCACCATCATAAGCTTGATAAATCGTATATCCTTCATTTTGTAAATATAATTTTACTAAATCAACAATTTCTTTGTCATCATCAGCAATTAAAATAGAAGTTGTCATACTCATTGTCCTTTCCAGTCTTATTTCTACCTATTGTAACACTTTAGCAACAAATCGAATAGAAAGAGCTCGGATTAAATTCTGGTAAGAACCCGTTCTTCTTCCGGCTCTAAGTGGATAAGGACTTCCGCTTTAGCATAAAAATTCATAATCTCTGCCTCAATTTCGTCACATAGCGAATGAGCACTTTCAATCGTCATCGATGAAGATACAACTAAATGAAAATCAATATACTCTTCTGCTCCTGCCCGTCTCGAGCGAAAATCATGAAATTCAATAAATCTTGCTTTATGAGCCAAAATAATTTGCTTGATAGCCTCTTCTTCATCCGCAGACAAGCGTTTGTCCATTAATGGAGGGAAAGACTCTTTTAACAATTTATAAGCCTCATACATGATATAAAACGCCGTTAAAATCGCGATGACAGGATCTAACCAAAGCCAGCCGGTTATGTATACAAGGAACAAACTAAGCGCAATCCCAAGCGATGTGAACACGTCTGTATATAAATGTAATGCATTGGATTTCATCGCTACTGAATTAGCTTCATCAGCCGCTTTTTTGATGATACGAGACACGATAATATTCACGATAGCGCCAAAAAGCATTACCATAATACCAAGCGCTGGAAAACGAATTTCGTGAGGATTTACAAGTTTATTAACTGATTCCACAATGATCCAAATCCCCGCTACAAAAATAAGTAAAGTTTCAATGGTTCCCGCAATATTCTCTGCTTTTCCATGTCCATATGGATGGTCTTCATCGGCCGGTTGATTAGAAATCCGAATCGAGAAGAAAGTGATGATTGACGCAAATAAGTCCATGGACGAGTGAATCCCTTCCGATATCACTGCCACAGAACCTGTAAAAAAGCCGACAATCAATTTAAGTACAACAATAACAAAATTACTACACACAGATAAAATAGTAAGATTAGAATGGTTCATAAAAAAGCCTCCGATATTTTATGTTTCACTAAAAATTTCTCTTTATAAAACACTAATTTAACAACTCGAATTATCTTACCACAAGCAGCCAAATTGTGTCTATAGCAACGTTTTTAGCTAAATACAGTTCTATATCGGGAGCGAAACTTTTTTGCTCCAGGGCAAAATTTAACACAGAAAAAATCCCTGTATTACTCACTATACAGGAATTCAAAAATGGCCGTTGCATCATGTAATTGGTAGCTTAAATCGGCCGGTTGACCGTTCCTAAATTTAACTAGCGCCGGGACTGATGTAATTTCAAGATTTTGCGCAATATCAGGCACATAATTTAAATCTACTTTCACAACTTCTGTATGAACCTCGTCCGATTCTAAAACCACATCCACAAGGCGGCTTGCTATTTGACAGCTACCACACATTGGAGTAAAAAAGAAAACAACGAAGTCCTCACCGTTTTTTTGCGCCGTCCGCAAACGTTCTTTTTCCCAAATTTCCAGGAAAAACGCCTCCTATCAAAAAAGACCAGCTTCGGTTATCCCAAGCCGGCCTCCTAAAAATTAATCTAATACTTTTTCGTAATCGTCACTTGATAAAAGAGCCTTTACATCCGCTTCTTCTACTTCTTCAAGTTTTAAAATCCAGCCTGTATCGTATGGATTGCTATTAATTAATTCTGGTTCATCTTCTAATGTTTCGTTAACAGCAACTACTTTACCAGTTACTGGTGCATAAAAATCAGATACTGTTTTTACAGACTCAATGCTACCAATAGAGTCGCCTTTAGCTACAGTGTCGCCAACCTCTGGCAATTCAACAAATACGATATCCCCTAATTGATCTTGAGCAAAGTCCGTAATCCCAATAACATAACTACCCTCGTCTGCTTTCACCCATTCATGTTCTTCTGTGTACAATAAGTCTTTTGGTAAACTCATTTTCAAAACTCCTCCTTTTTCGTGCAATTATCTATATTGACTATTTCCAAGTTGCTTCAAATTCTTCTTCTTTGAAACCAAGCGTCACTTCTTTGCCGTTCGTAGTTAGTGGGCGTTTGATTAACATACCGTCTGATGCAAGTAACTTATAAGCTTCTTCCGGCGAAAGTGTATCTAATTTATCTTTCAGTCCAAGTTCGCGGTATTTAATACCACTTGTGTTAAAGAAACGGCGGATTGGAAGCCCGCTTACTTCATGCCATTTTTGTATTTCTTCCGCAGTTGGCGTTTCTGTCTTAATATCTACTTCATTAAAATCAACATGCTCATTTTCAAGCCATGCTTTTGCTTTCTTACAGGTGCTACATTTTGGATACCAATAAAAATTAATCATTTTGCCTCTCCCTCCGATTGCATTCTACTACTATCATAGTGCATTTTTTCCGAAAGTACAAATGGCAACACTTAGAAAAAAACAGAGCATTTGAAAGCGTATTCATTCGTGGTTTTAAAAATACAAAAGCCATTTTCGACTTCTGTATTTTCTTTTTTAAGACGCGTGATTTTCTTCTTTCACTTCAAACATCGATTTTTTAAAGTTAAACCTTATCCCGAGCACCAGGCCAACAGCCATCATGTTCCCGAGCAAGGCGCTACCACCGTAACTAATAAACGGAAGCGGGATACCTGTAATTGGTAGTAAGCCGATATTCATCCCCACATTTTCTAGTACGTGGAACATTAACATCATTACAACCCCCGTACAAATGTAAGAGTAAAACGGTACGCCAACATCCAGCGCCACACGAATAATTTGATAAATTAATAAGAAATAAATTGCTAATAAAATACTAGCTCCAATAAAGCCATAATCTCCGGCTACAATCGTAAAAATAAAGTCATTGTGATTTTCTGGAATTGCAATGGCATCATATCCCGCACCGTTCCCAGAAATCTGACCAGAACCAATTGCTGTCATCGCTCGCAGCACTTGATAACCCCCGCCTTGAGGATCATTCTCCGGATTAATCCACGTCGTAATCCGCTCAAATTGATAGGGTTTGAAGCCTAGACTCGTCAGCCAATTTTGGTGATAAATAACCATCCAAATAAGCGCCGTCCCAATTGCCGCAATCGAACCAAAAAGTGGCACGATAATTTTCCATGTAATTCCGGAAATAAGAATCATTCCCGACATAATAGCGATAAATACAAGCGCGGTCCCTAAATCGGGTTGCAGCATGATAAGAATAAGCGGCATTAATGTAAATAAGCCAATCTTTAAAAGTAACCAAGCATCATAACTAAAGCGGTGGACCTTATAAGTTCGGTTATGATCCCAAATCACTTTTGCTAAAACGACAATTAAGATAACCTTAACAACCTCAGATGGCTGAATGTTCCCTAAGAACGGGATAACAATCCAGCTCTTTGCTCCTTTTACTTCTTTCCCAAAAAGCAATACAAATACGAGTAAAAATAGACCTAGTCCGTAAAAGTAGTAAGCCCATTTCGTCAGACGATCATAATCTAGTTGCATCACGACAATAATTGCAAATGTCGACACTACAAACCACATGGCTTGTTTGACCACAAAGTTTGCATCATATTGATTATTTGTTAATTGCGCACTATAAATGGACACCAAACTGATTATCATGAGTAACATCATAGATAGGACAATCCCGTAATCAATGCGTCCAGCTAGTTTATTTTGTTGATTCATTATTTAATTACTCCTTACTGGTTGGTTTGTATAAACAAAACGAACGCTTTCTCCCAAACAGTTTAAAAAAGAAAATCAGAAACGAT from Listeria monocytogenes ATCC 19117 encodes the following:
- a CDS encoding MetQ/NlpA family ABC transporter substrate-binding protein, with protein sequence MKKVLGFIFTLSLVLVLTACGGSSDKASSSKDDNQLVVGASNTPHAQILEQAKPILKDKGIDLKIVKYTDYVMPNKALEEGDLDANYFQHKPYLELEEKEKGYKFADVGAIHIEPMGIYSKKVKDIKDLKDGAQVLLSNSKSDWPRVIGIFVDNGLLTLKDGVKPQDATFDDIKDNPKNLKFKYDFDPAYLMTAYNNEEGDVVAINSNFVVDQGLNPSKDAIAIESKDSPYANIVVTTEKKKDDKNIKELVKVLHSKEIQDYITKEWDGAVVPVDK
- a CDS encoding methionine ABC transporter permease — its product is MTKLQELFPNVDFQMMWVATQETLYMTLVSLFAVFLLGIVLGLLLFLTNNKKHAGARILYWITAILVNVFRSIPFIILIVLLLPMTKSLVGTVIGPKAALPALIISAAPFYGRMVEIAFREVDKGVIEAAKSMGANMFTIIGKVLIPEALPAIISGITVTAISLVGFTAMAGVIGAGGLGNTAYLEGFQRGQPDVTVLATIIILIIVFIFQFIGDFLTKRTDKR
- a CDS encoding methionine ABC transporter ATP-binding protein, which gives rise to MITLQNVVKEYTSRNNKVLAVDHVDLEIEQGEIFGVVGYSGAGKSTLIRMFNGLELPSAGTVEVDNLLISQIRGSKLRKARQQIGMIFQHFNLLWSRTVAENIAFPLEIAGVRGEKRRFRVNELIRLVGLEGKENAYPSELSGGQKQRVGIARALANNPKVLLCDEATSALDPQTTDEVLELLLDINKRLHLTIIVITHEMHVIRKICNRVAVMENGKVVELGDVLDVFRHPQEKVTQRFVRQVTDSDETEELIHLLLDNYAEGKIVKLLFMSENATQPVISQVAKENDVMLNVLHGNLTQTQNGAYGTLYVQVLGTEDAINASLTQLRQLKVETEVLER
- the cesK gene encoding histidine kinase CesK yields the protein MKSKLELLFTKISHVMNVWQATFFAAVSWILALITIQTIYLWSISIRDDSLFLREVSQAIVQLFGTNKYTRIMQSFWMMSLKFLIIFLIACLFFAFFYRLMRQRILKKQLRTINFALNDGKPVDTESFVPEIQELERNIENMRERQKKLMQQEEQAQQARNDLITNVSHDLRTPLTSILGYLSYIHEDRYRDEIELRYYTELVYGKARHLHKLIDDLFSYTRLDSVDYQLKKDELDIIELLRQLVAEYDGRAAERNMQIVEHFDANKLIIGGDGNQIMRLFENLFSNALRYGEGNKQIDVSAKKEDNMAVVRVTNYGEEIPNVDLPYLFERFYKVDKNRTTTGTGLGLAIAKSIVEKHGGIVTAESKKRQTSFIVKLPLI
- the cesR gene encoding response regulator CesR, which translates into the protein MTTSILIADDDKEIVDLVKLYLQNEGYTIYQAYDGAEVWRLVQEKQPTLVILDIMMPEMNGLEVCRLMRDNGILTPILMLSAKAEDNDKIMGLLTGADDYMVKPFNPLELSVRVKAILRRMQQMSQAEPVSQDKVIIGPIVVDRGLHVVTVSGKELHLTTSEFDILFLLASEPGRVFSSEYIFEKIWQEKALGASKTVMVHISNLRDKLREAMGGENVIKTIWGVGYKIEI
- a CDS encoding cation diffusion facilitator family transporter; amino-acid sequence: MNHSNLTILSVCSNFVIVVLKLIVGFFTGSVAVISEGIHSSMDLFASIITFFSIRISNQPADEDHPYGHGKAENIAGTIETLLIFVAGIWIIVESVNKLVNPHEIRFPALGIMVMLFGAIVNIIVSRIIKKAADEANSVAMKSNALHLYTDVFTSLGIALSLFLVYITGWLWLDPVIAILTAFYIMYEAYKLLKESFPPLMDKRLSADEEEAIKQIILAHKARFIEFHDFRSRRAGAEEYIDFHLVVSSSMTIESAHSLCDEIEAEIMNFYAKAEVLIHLEPEEERVLTRI
- a CDS encoding thioredoxin family protein, producing the protein MRTAQKNGEDFVVFFFTPMCGSCQIASRLVDVVLESDEVHTEVVKVDLNYVPDIAQNLEITSVPALVKFRNGQPADLSYQLHDATAIFEFLYSE
- the gcvH gene encoding glycine cleavage system protein GcvH, coding for MSLPKDLLYTEEHEWVKADEGSYVIGITDFAQDQLGDIVFVELPEVGDTVAKGDSIGSIESVKTVSDFYAPVTGKVVAVNETLEDEPELINSNPYDTGWILKLEEVEEADVKALLSSDDYEKVLD
- a CDS encoding arsenate reductase family protein, which codes for MINFYWYPKCSTCKKAKAWLENEHVDFNEVDIKTETPTAEEIQKWHEVSGLPIRRFFNTSGIKYRELGLKDKLDTLSPEEAYKLLASDGMLIKRPLTTNGKEVTLGFKEEEFEATWK
- the rodA gene encoding rod shape-determining protein RodA, coding for MNQQNKLAGRIDYGIVLSMMLLMIISLVSIYSAQLTNNQYDANFVVKQAMWFVVSTFAIIVVMQLDYDRLTKWAYYFYGLGLFLLVFVLLFGKEVKGAKSWIVIPFLGNIQPSEVVKVILIVVLAKVIWDHNRTYKVHRFSYDAWLLLKIGLFTLMPLILIMLQPDLGTALVFIAIMSGMILISGITWKIIVPLFGSIAAIGTALIWMVIYHQNWLTSLGFKPYQFERITTWINPENDPQGGGYQVLRAMTAIGSGQISGNGAGYDAIAIPENHNDFIFTIVAGDYGFIGASILLAIYFLLIYQIIRVALDVGVPFYSYICTGVVMMLMFHVLENVGMNIGLLPITGIPLPFISYGGSALLGNMMAVGLVLGIRFNFKKSMFEVKEENHAS